From Passer domesticus isolate bPasDom1 chromosome 5, bPasDom1.hap1, whole genome shotgun sequence, the proteins below share one genomic window:
- the PDE6H gene encoding retinal cone rhodopsin-sensitive cGMP 3',5'-cyclic phosphodiesterase subunit gamma, whose amino-acid sequence MSETPAANLNTGDAPTGPTTPRKGPPKFKQRQTRQFKSKPPKKGVRGFGDDIPGMEGLGTDITVICPWEAFSHLELHELAQFGII is encoded by the exons ATGAGCGAGACCCCAGCCGCCAACCTCAACACCGGCGATGCTCCAACCGGCCCCACCACACCACGCAAGGGGCCTCCCAAGTTCAAGCAGAGGCAGACAAGGCAGTTCAAGAGCaagccccccaaaaaaggaGTAAGAGG GTTTGGAGATGACATCCCAGGCATggaggggctgggcacag ATATCACCGTGATTTGCCCATGGGAAGCTTTCAGCCATCTGGAACTGCACGAGCTGGCCCAGTTTGGGATCATCTAA